The proteins below come from a single Candidatus Alcyoniella australis genomic window:
- a CDS encoding polyprenyl synthetase family protein: protein MSLDLAGYLELQRDRVDAFLKEYLRTLEAPSQLVEGMRYALLGPGKRIRPILASAAARCVGEKQDQVLPAACALEMIHAYSLVHDDLPAMDDDELRRGRPSTHVAFGEAQAVLIGDALLSEAFVLLGDLSRHPGIYAHELLEVSGRVARAAGAWGMVGGQWLDIVSQGAAPDIADVERIHLGKTARLIQVACYLGARLGGGAEAEVQSLSNYGLKLGLLFQLQDDVLAEVGSEQQTGKRQGRDRELHKATAVAALGLDSVRLRAKQLAHEALGCLSNLDEQRYDPLLKLVRYVLDRAD, encoded by the coding sequence GTGAGCCTGGACCTCGCCGGATATCTCGAACTCCAGCGCGACCGGGTCGACGCATTTCTCAAAGAATATCTTCGGACGCTCGAGGCCCCCTCGCAACTGGTCGAGGGCATGCGCTACGCGCTGCTCGGGCCGGGCAAGCGCATTCGTCCGATCCTCGCATCGGCCGCTGCGCGTTGCGTGGGCGAGAAGCAGGACCAGGTACTCCCCGCGGCCTGCGCCCTGGAGATGATCCACGCCTACTCGCTGGTGCATGACGATCTGCCCGCCATGGACGACGACGAGCTGCGGCGCGGCCGACCCTCGACCCACGTGGCGTTCGGCGAGGCCCAGGCCGTGCTGATCGGCGACGCGCTGCTCAGCGAGGCGTTTGTCCTGCTCGGAGACCTGAGCCGCCATCCGGGGATCTACGCCCACGAGCTGCTCGAGGTCAGCGGACGCGTGGCGCGCGCCGCCGGCGCCTGGGGCATGGTCGGCGGGCAATGGCTCGACATCGTCAGTCAGGGAGCTGCGCCCGACATTGCAGACGTCGAGCGCATCCATCTGGGAAAGACCGCGCGGCTGATCCAGGTCGCGTGTTATCTGGGCGCGCGCCTGGGCGGAGGGGCCGAGGCCGAGGTCCAGAGCCTAAGCAATTACGGGCTCAAGCTCGGCCTGTTGTTCCAGCTTCAGGACGACGTACTGGCCGAGGTCGGCAGCGAACAACAGACCGGCAAACGCCAAGGCCGCGACCGCGAGCTGCACAAGGCCACGGCCGTGGCGGCATTAGGTCTCGACTCGGTTCGTCTGCGCGCCAAGCAGCTGGCCCACGAGGCGCTGGGCTGCCTCTCGAACCTCGACGAACAGCGCTACGATCCGTTGCTCAAGCTGGTGCGTTACGTGCTCGACCGAGCGGATTAA
- a CDS encoding histone deacetylase, with protein sequence MPTVGIVTSPLFTEHDTGSMHPESPQRLVVIQRMLESSGLIHRLKQLPLRDAKRDELLAIHDFSHIRRVESTAGVRSSALDMDTPLSARSYDAALQAAGSCCEAVKLIHEGVVDSAFALVRPPGHHAESDRGMGFCLFNNVAVAARYALDRLGLQRVAIVDWDLHHGNGTQHSFEQSDEVLYVSTHRSPFYPGSGDFFEVGSGVGEGFSLNLPMGIGHGDGDYVTLFDQVICPVLREYQPQLLLVSAGFDTHINDPLGGENCTPLGYQQMTLRLLEVADECCGGKMLVTLEGGYDLQGQADSIQAVLETMLAQPAERGRVELEPEKPRIIGQLVAQALMVNGKYWETLAQ encoded by the coding sequence ATGCCCACTGTCGGCATAGTTACCAGCCCGTTATTTACCGAGCACGACACCGGCTCGATGCATCCGGAAAGCCCCCAGCGTCTGGTCGTAATTCAGCGCATGCTGGAAAGTTCCGGCCTGATCCACCGTCTCAAGCAGCTGCCGTTGCGCGACGCTAAACGCGACGAGCTACTGGCGATCCACGACTTCTCCCACATCCGGCGCGTCGAATCGACCGCGGGCGTACGCTCCTCGGCCCTGGACATGGACACGCCGCTGAGCGCGCGCAGTTACGACGCGGCGCTGCAGGCCGCGGGAAGCTGCTGCGAGGCGGTTAAATTGATCCACGAGGGCGTGGTCGACAGCGCCTTTGCCCTGGTGCGGCCGCCGGGACATCACGCCGAATCCGACCGCGGCATGGGATTCTGCCTGTTCAACAACGTGGCCGTAGCCGCCAGGTACGCACTGGACCGACTGGGGCTGCAACGCGTGGCGATCGTCGATTGGGACTTGCATCACGGCAACGGCACACAACACTCGTTTGAACAAAGCGACGAGGTGCTCTACGTCTCGACCCACCGCTCGCCGTTCTACCCGGGCTCCGGCGACTTCTTCGAGGTCGGCAGCGGAGTCGGCGAGGGCTTCTCCCTCAACCTGCCGATGGGCATCGGCCACGGCGACGGCGATTACGTCACACTGTTCGATCAGGTGATCTGCCCGGTGCTGCGCGAGTATCAGCCGCAGCTGCTGCTGGTCTCCGCCGGATTCGACACGCACATCAACGATCCGCTCGGCGGCGAGAACTGCACGCCGCTGGGCTATCAGCAAATGACGTTACGGCTGCTCGAGGTCGCGGACGAATGCTGCGGCGGCAAGATGCTGGTCACGCTCGAGGGCGGCTACGATCTCCAGGGCCAGGCCGACAGCATCCAGGCCGTGCTCGAGACGATGTTGGCGCAGCCCGCAGAACGCGGGCGTGTGGAGCTCGAGCCGGAGAAGCCGCGGATCATCGGCCAGCTGGTGGCCCAGGCGCTGATGGTCAACGGCAAGTACTGGGAGACGCTGGCCCAGTGA